The Procambarus clarkii isolate CNS0578487 chromosome 37, FALCON_Pclarkii_2.0, whole genome shotgun sequence nucleotide sequence AGTGGATCAGCGCTTGCCTTGTTGGCTTTTATGGCTACGGCCTCCTGGGGCCCAATTTTTCATGTGATTTTTCTGGCTCTTGTAGGTGCCTTGAATTGTGGCCCAGATATTCTACTCTGTGGTTCAGTCTCGGCAGATATTGGCGAGCGGGAGGGAGGCGCAGCATCTGCAGTGACAGGTGTAGTAAATGGCATGGGGTCCTTGGGGACTGTTCTAGAGGGCCCTCTTGTATCTTTTGTCGCAGCAAAGTTCGGATGGTCATCCATGATGCCTCTTATGATACTACTATCGTGTTTTGGGGCCATTGCTATTTTCCGTGCAAATGTTATTCACTCGCGCATTGAAGGTCGGGTCAAACTCTCTTCCTTGAACTCGGTACCATGATGGCTACTTTATCCTTGCTCATCTTTTAAGAGGCATTCAAGATCATGTATAGTTTAACCTCATATGTATGCACTCTAGTATATTTTATAATGTATGTGCACTGTATTCATAAAATAATCTGAAAAAATTGTTCTGATTTATTTTTTGTTGTGAATAGGTGCTATGAAATTGTACAGCATTTCAACATGTATAGACAAGGTGGCCAATGCTGCAGAATAAGGATTTTGAATTAAGTAGAATATGAGAATGATTGTCCACAAATGCCATAGTGACGATTAAAGTTTTTATCTAGTGAATTGATCATTAAGTTATTAAATGTTATAGCCATGATAAGTAGTTACATCAGGATGTGACTGTAACAATGTTAGCATTCTCTGTATGCATGAATATTACTGTCATTTTTGTATTTGATCAAAAATCCTAGGCATAATTGTAATAAAGTCCTCAATAAATGTATTCAGAGTGTAAATTTTAAAAGTTAGTGTCTAAAGTAGTCCTGTATACCAAAGATAAATGTTGAACTGTGATTCTTGTTACTTTTTTGATGACATGaataaacattagaaatatgatatAGTTTTATAAGAAGTGTAAGattcgtatttttttttttaaagattatgGAGGGGATGGAATTCGTTTCTAGCCTCCATAGCTGCTCGCATTATCGATGCACCTAACACGCTTTAAAGATCAAAACAAGAAGTTATATTGAACATGCATTGTGTTTTTGCACCTAGCCGGTTCCTATaatctatgtttttcaagatacAATACCCACTTCTCTTAGGTAGGGAATGTGATTTTCTTTCTAGATAGGAACCTTGTGTTTCTTTCAACTCTAACTGGAAATCACATTAGCATGATGTATCCAAGAAGTTCTCATTTGATTTATTACATTAATATGATATTTCCCCCCTCAATAAAATCCATGGATAATtttattcctttgacatcacttttTTCTACGTCTTTCTGCCCTTGTATGCCCCGAGTGGAATTTGGGAAATTTTCAATATTCCGTGACACATTATTATTATAGAGCCTTCAGGGCTTAGTGCTGTTCATATAGTTGCTTACTGCTGCCTTTGTTTCCCAACTTTCTTATTTTAAATCAAGATAGTTTATTTTGCTTCGGCTATACTCGGTGGTTTTGCTCGTTTTTTTGGTCCTCGGATTTCTATGCTTCCCACATATCTAAACACCAGATTCTGGGTGTGATGTTCAGTAGGCATGTCTAAATCCAGAGGCATGATAGTTTTGcagatactgtactgtatgtgGTACCAGAGCTAATGCACCAAAAAGCTATCGAGGTTCAACTCGGAAAGAGCACTTCATTTTGTCATAGTAAAGTTGTATTATTTCACACAAACTAGGCTCAATGGGCCCTGGAGTGATTATTAGAGTTTATTGTGCCCAAATTTTCTAAATGAATGTTACAATTCAGGGAAATGATTTCTGTGACTGCAAGCCCCAGTGCTAGGCCAAGGGCCTGAATTTAATAGAAACAATAACATGGAGGCACTGTACTGTTAATGAAATTTTAGCTGAATCCAAACAAAGTAGCATTCTTTCAGCGTAAGTGTATTATAGGTTATCATTTTGTATTTTATCGTGATTTGAAATATATTCTTTCTGAAATACATTTATGAGACATTAACAAATTAAAATACACATGTTAAACTTAAAACATCAACACAGCTTTTGATGTAAACTAGAAAAGTTCCTCTGGTCTTCATTTTGCATAAATGCCAGATGATTAGTAAGTAAACTTGGAATAAATCAATCATTCGCACCAATGTTTATAGGCTTAAGGTCACTGCTAAATATATTTATTACTGATGGAGATTATAACACTATATacacaaattttatatatatttttgatgATGGAATTTTTGGTTCGGTATTAATTTGTTAGCTGTAAATAATAAAAAGTAATTGTTAGATGAAAATGtatacatttttaaatgaaatttATAAATTTAATCATAGACTAGGTTAGTTCTGTATTGATAAATTATAAAAACTGTCGAGACAGTATCTAATCTAATATCTAATAGAATACAAAGGTTGATAGTGTGCTGCAGGCTTATAGCTTGGTTTAGACTTATACACAGGTTCTTGTTTGTAGACTGCTGCAGGCTTGTAAATTGGTATTGGCTTGTAGACTGGTTCTGGTTTGTAAACTGGCTTGTGCTGAGGATAGGGCTGGGTATTCTCGCAAGTGATGGTGGGGTGGTAACCAGTCTCGTCCGAGTAATACTTCACAACCATCCGGCGACCATCGGGAAGGTCTACAAAGTATTGACCTTCAGTTCGGTAGCCCTCGCGTTTCTCTGAATGGCCAAAATTGGTGCCGTGGTAGTTGTCGGCCACACCGTACCCAAAATCATATTCTGTTGGCTGAAGGGGAAAAAAAAAGCAAATTGTCATTTGTAGAGTAGGCAAGGATAACGAACAGTAGGGCACCACTTAAACTAAGAGGTTATATTGTAAAAATGTGTTTGTGTAGGTGAGTGTACTTGCCTATTtgggcctgcaggatcgagcattagctcttggaccctgcctttctaaccaatttattttttctcCATTATATTtagtacatatatttctctctcacacacacacacacacacacacacacacacacacacacacacacacacacacacacacacacacacacacacacacacacacacatatatattgacagggtagacaaggataaactattcaacactggaggtacgtgaacaaggggacacaggtcgaaactgagtacccaaatgagccacagggacgttagaaagaactttttcagtgttaacaggtggaatgcattaggcagagatgtggtggaggctgactccatacacagtttcaaatgtagatatgatggagcccagtaggctcaggagtctgtacaccagttgactgacagtcgagaggcgggaccaaagagccaacgctcaacccccgcaagcacaaataggtgagtacatatatattacatatatatagtatatatataatatatacagtatattatatatatataatatacatatccatccccaggaagccgcccggaCCAGGTGtctaaactcccaggtacctatttactgctaggtgaacaggagtaccaggctgaaagaaactgcccacttGTTTTTGCCTGAGCCAGGGATCAAATCCAGGCCCTTAGAACTACGACCcctaagtgctgtccactcagccgtgaggcccctgtgtgtgtgtgtgtgtgtgtgtgtgtgtgtgtgtgtgtgtgtgtgtgtgtgtgtgtgtgtgtgtgtgtgtgtgtgtgtgtggaggactatTTTGAACATCTTTAACTCAAAGAACATCTGATCATAAGGGAGAAATCTAACAACATAATACACAAGGATTACTAAAAGTCGAGTTAGGCTAAACAATATTAATATATTAGGCTAATAAAATATTAATACTGTATATAACTGAAATACGAGTAAGAACAAGAATAAAGATATACAAAAATAACATTACGTACTGTACCATCACACATAACCAGCAGCAACACAGATTTAACAACACATGAAACGAGTATCACCACatgtgggcctcgtagcctggtggatagcgtgcaggactcgtaattctgtggcgcgggttcgattcccgcacgaggcagaaacaaatgggcaaagtttctttcaccctatgcccctgttacctagcagtaaataggtacctgggagttagtcagctgtcacgggcagcttcctgggggtggaggcctggtcgaggaccgggccgcggggacactaaagccccgaaatcatctcaagataacctcaagaaacatAGAACTAACAGCATTATACAGAACCAACAACATTGCTTAGAACAAGGAGCATCACATAGGAAATATGTGATGCTCCTTGTAGCATCATATATGGAAACTATTcgggtttctgcccgaaacgctacacgtactagtggctttataagaatgtaattactatgctatgtattctcacaatcccaatgtaccttcttgtatatatataaataaatttatatataaatttatgaaTAAGTTAGTGTTTTCATGTCGAATTAAAACATTTAAATGAAGCCCTTCAAGACAACCTACCCATTATAAAATAGATATGATGGAGAGAAAATGTCTGGATGTCTCTCTTTAAGATTTGACCCAAATACAGgtaatttttattgcataaaagATGTAAATTAGACTGAAAGTGACACAGTGAGAGTTTTTCCTGGAACGGTTGATAATGAAGGTAACAGGGACTGGAGTTGCGGGATAAAGACACTATTTAGCGCTAAATGGCTTTATAAATTACTGGTAATTATCATTACAGCGACGTCTGTGATGATCCAAGAGTAATGATGCTTCGGCAGCTTCCGGCCCTCATCTCCTGTATATGATCGTACCTCTACaggggtataggttaagtaataattgtaattacgaagcaataagatgcttatcttaagatactaacaaggttaggtaaggtcggtgttttctatgaatctttttaggggtatctattatgtttagtatatcacctatgcacgtagttaataagtcaatattgactttacgaatttgcgagaacgggttgcaaacaGTATACGGCCTAGAGTGGTCATAGGCGGGTCGGGGTCGAGCCCTGTGGCCCCATTTTGCGTGAAATGGCAAATTACTCTAATTTCCAATCTCgctaaacgaaaaaaaaaaacatcttcACAGAGACTCGACTTGCATATTAAATGCAAGTTGAATGTTGTTCTTAAAGTAGTTTTAACTTACATGTTCTAACTTACATATTCTAACACGCTGTCACGATTTAACTTACGCCGTCGTTGTAGACTTGTGCGGGCTTGTACACCGGACCTGGCGGGATGGTTTGGGTGTAGATAGGCTCGGGTGTATAGGATGATAGGTAGGCAGGCTTAGGTGTGTAGGTCGCGACATAAGCAGGCCTCGGTTTGTATGAGGGTTTAGGGGTGTAAGTCGGGGTGTAAACAGGTTTAGGGGCGTAGGTCGGGGTGTGAACAGGTTTAGGGGCGTAGGTCGGGGTGTAAACAGGTTTAGGGTCGTAGTTCGGGGTGTAAACAGGTTTAGGGGTGTAGGTCGGGGTGTAGGTCGGGGTGTAAACAGGTTTACGGGTGTAGGTCGGGGTGATATggaagtgtgggtggtgggtgttaaGAGAAGGGCTTCCGTTAGGGCGGTGTCGCACCCCGTCCGCCGCCCCGACAGCCACGCCCGCTACCAACACAaacagcacctggtggacagaaGAGAATGGAATTATTACATTTTCGGGGTGTCTAAAATATTATATGGTGTATAAGtatttatcaaaagaaagcaAGGAATTGTGCCATGCTGTGTATAGAGAGCTTCTTTAAGGAGGTCaaatgtaacacacacacgctaggggcaacagcttcaagctcaacaagccacaatgtaacacacacacacacacacacaaggggaacaatgtttttttcacccataggcttgtcttgcaaattgtctatacagtatacctaggtcataaaagtatttgtgtgtacgtctgataacatactacttgtgaaggaggaaatgtatatgtttacctctcagaatgtttggtaatatgtttatttgtgatgtgtgtctatgtatatattaacacgttgtactgaacggggtgagaatagcttgagctacctcatccctttgtgtgtattttacctcaataaacttatttcaatttcaattttcaattcaataggcttGTACACTGTCACAATGTACACCTCGTtgaacactgtcttcatcaccatcttcactacacacactgtcaTCACCGTAATAATCTTAggtagaaaataatatggtgtataAGTATTTATCCaaagaaggcgccaagctggGAAGTAGTAGTGAAGATCCTGCAGTTTcgagagactatggagttgcactctggttgtcgAAGCTGGAGTGTTCTCTCCAGGGGCGCAAAGCCTTAGGTCGATAtgtaggagaagctgttacccatgcagcaggtccctccccccccctccctcccctccacgtTGCTGAACTTCTCCAGTGGAATGGCCAACGCCAATATGCTTTATTGTCTGAGAATATGGTTGACTATGTAACAGAGTCAGTAATCGAACAGTAATTTGTAGCAAGTGATCTGTCTAAATTCTTGAAAATTGGGACCACGTTGGACACCCTCCAGGCAACAGGTCCAATTTTCTGAATATTGCCTGATTTAAATCAATTGCTTTCTTGATCGATGATTCATGCAGTTTTCCTGCTCACAGCCGATTCGGGTTAAACATTGTCAGACAGCTCACTCCGTGCGATGACCGATTCTGGCTCAATGTTCAGAGATAATTCACTCCGTGAGATGACTGACTCTGGCTCAATGTTCAGAGATAACTCACTTCGTGAGATGACCGACTCTGGCTAAATATTCTTAGACGACTCACTCTGTGAGATGACCGACTCTGGCTAAATATTTTCAGACAACTCACTCCGTGCGATGACCGATTCTGGCTCAATGTTCAGAGATAACTCACTTCGTGAGATGACTGACTCTGGCTAAATATTCTGAGACAACTCATCTCCTGAGATGTACAAGGCGGGTTTGATATTCTCAGACAACTTAGTCCTTGAGATGTGTAACTTAGACAAAATATCCTCGGCCAACTCATCCCTTGAGAGGCGCAAGGTAGGCTGAATCTCAGACAACTAGCTCTCTGAGATGGCTGACTCCGGCTAAATCTTCTCAGACAATTCGCTCTGTGAAATGACTGGTTCAGGTTAAATATTCTCAGACAATTCGCTCTGTGAAATGACTGGCTCAGGTTAAATATTCTCAGACAATTCGCTCTGTGAAATGACTGGTTCAGGTTAAATATTCTCAGACAATTCGCTCTGTGAAATGACTGGTTCAGGTTAAATATTCTCAGACAATTCGCTCTGTGAAATGACTGGTTCAGGTTAAATATTCTCAGACAATTCGCTCTGTGAAATGACTGGTTCAGGTTAAATATTCTCAGACAATTCGCTCTGTGAAATGACTGGTTCAGGTTAAATATTCTCAGACAATTCGCTCTGTGAAATGACTGGTTCAGGTTAAATATTCTCAGACAATTCGCTCTGTGAAATGACTGGCTCAGGTTAAATATTCTCAGACAATTCGTTTCTTAAGATATGCGATGAGGACGAAATATTCTCAGACACCTCGCTTCTTAAGATGTGCAACTGGGCCGAAATATTCTCGGACAACTTGCTCCTTGAGATGACTGACTTGGGCTAAATATTCTCAGACATCTCGCTCCTTAAGATACTCTGCTAGGACGAAATATTCTCAGACATCTCGCTTAATGAGAGGGCCTCAGGCTGAATATTCTCAGACAACTTGCTTCTTGAAATGTGGGACGCCGTCTAGATATTTTCAGACCGAGTCCTCTAGATAACCGCCTCAGGCTTGATATTTTGAGCAAGCGTGTTAATTAAGTTAGTTATCTTAGGCTACATGTAAAACTTGCCCGTTAGTCGGCTTTACTGGGGCCATATTTTCTGAGTCAGCTGGGTCCTTAAGATATCCGACTCGGGCTATCTATTCTGAGACAAGTAGTCTTCGTAGGCAATCGACTCGGACGACGTACTCTCAGACGTCCATTTcttggtggccattttctttaACGTACTGAAATACCCATCTGGATCCAATATCTATCCCGTTTCTTCGTCTAAGTAGCTGTTTAACTAAGACAACTAATATTTATAGTAACTCTCCTCATCATCCATTTCGTAGTCGGACAGTTCGCTTTCCTAAGTGGGCGTCTCGCTCCCTAAGATCAGCTACTAGTTCGCTGGAACGGGCGACTCTCTTTCTGCAACCGGATTATTCTGCGAATCATCTTCTAGGATGAGCAATTCGTTACCTAGGATGGGCTACTTGCTCCCTAAGATGCGCGAAGCGTTCTATATGTTGCGTTGTTCAGGGCTATAGACGGACCGGATACAATGCATCACAGTGGAACCGAAACTCCAATATAACAAGAGCGCCAGGGTGACTATGATAATTgccagtagtaggcatccatcagtctcaggagactatggagttgcgctctggttgtcggtctggagtgatcTCACCAGTACAGTCTTTTTAATCTACACAAAATCCAGTACATGTTTTCTTTTTGTGTCGTCAACGAGAGTCGTAGATTCGATACCACCTTCGACGTTAACAGGAACGGAAACTTCACTACCACTGCTGTTGACAATGGGCGCCATTGCTTGACTGCAACCGCCGCTAACGGGAGTCACTGCTTCACTGGTGCCAGCACCACTGTCTTCAACAGGAGCCGTTGTTCCAACGGTACTGACGTCAACAGTTGCCGTTTCTTCACTGCAACTGGCCTCAACGAGATTCGTTATTTCACTGGCAATGTTGTCAACAAGATCCGTTACTTCAGTACCACCCACGCCAACACGAGCCGTTGGTTCAATACCACTACCACTATCGTCAACGGACCTCGTTACTTTACTATCACTCTCGTCTATAGGAGCCGTTGTTTAACCGGCTCTATCATCGTCTTGCGATACTTTGCTAAGGGGAGACTCACActgcccctcttcctcctctggatCACTACAGAGACAGCAAAGAAAACGTCTTAATTCCCGAAACACATTTTTTTTCATCATGTAAATAAAGTCTACATTTGGT carries:
- the LOC123765958 gene encoding adhesive plaque matrix protein-like codes for the protein FRHPENVIIPFSSVHQVLFVLVAGVAVGAADGVRHRPNGSPSLNTHHPHFHITPTYTRKPVYTPTYTPTYTPKPVYTPNYDPKPVYTPTYAPKPVHTPTYAPKPVYTPTYTPKPSYKPRPAYVATYTPKPAYLSSYTPEPIYTQTIPPGPVYKPAQVYNDGPTEYDFGYGVADNYHGTNFGHSEKREGYRTEGQYFVDLPDGRRMVVKYYSDETGYHPTITCENTQPYPQHKPVYKPEPVYKPIPIYKPAAVYKQEPVYKSKPSYKPAAHYQPLYSIRY